GACTAATAATTTGAGAAGAGGATGTGTGTGAAACTAGATTACGCATGGCCAGAAGAATAGAGTCAATAGACACCTAGAATTGACCTCATCCCAAGTCACAAGCATTTATTTGAGACTTTGAATACGCGCCAGTCTGAACTCCGAAAATTCGTGTTTGCTTCACTCCCCAAAATAAAGCCCAATTGTCGTATGAAACCTCTTTCTTTTGGTCTTTGGTCGTGAGAAAGATTGCAAAAGGAAAATTAGAGTGATAGAGGTTAAAAAGTAAAGAgcagaaactttttttttttttaattggtcgCCAATAACGAGAAGAAAATGCTAAATCTATTAGTAATAGgtgaatttcaaatttcaatatagACAAAATTTCGCTCCAGATTAGTttggaattgttttttttttttaataaataacctaatgatttataattttatctatgaatattatttaaacaaatcacatgactcattaaaaaaaataatgtcaataaAACTACACaaataaatggtttttttattCATCCCATTTTATTTGGAATAAAATAGCTAtggggggtaaaagctattgaataaaCAATTGGGCTTTGGGCTTGATCGGTTGGTACTAGTTTGTTTTTATCAGGGGGCCTCTAAGCCCACGAGTCAGCTTACACTGCAGAGGTCCGAGGAGTCGTCTGAGGATTAATGTCTCCTCAGACAGGCTCGACAAAGGTCCTAGGATTTGTTAAAGGGGCTAGAGGCAAGCTCTTGGAAAAACTGGGGGGTAAAAGGgcgatccaagcacccttttgAAGCAAagacgtgtgagaaatatctaaggaaaaagctgctactaccacattaaaggccctgcatttACCTGTCTGgttgcattaatggggaaatgacctctaaGCAGTAGAATTCAGCTTTCTTGCTGTTGTTGGAGGACTTGAAGAAGGTAgcggatgagacaagtatctaaggaaaagatttgtatgacacctGAAAAAACTAGTAAaggagaagtatataaggaaaggGGATAGGAAAGAGAGGAGAGCGACGCTTTCTACGAAGAAAAAGGCAGAAACCAAGAGTTATAAACTTTGTCACAGAAAGGGAAGATATATAGAAATTGTCCGAGGAGGTCCTTtcgtcatatttgtttatcaattGCATAGATTGAAGCATTCTAACCTGCTAatcgaacttccaacatcccgaacctagatttcaaactcattctctacaaattttattgtattaggctcattgggtctgagtccaacacttgtttttgggtccgggtataattgtgcacttacaataactctaaatgaatatttgaattattttttaggcCAATTCATAAAgcctatatattaaaatttattaatgtcCCTAGCCCTAATATCATTTATAATGAAACATGAAAAAAGTTTGACTGCAACCATTTTTGAAGTTATCTTACTCCAACATATTATGTGACAATTGAAGAGACTATCTATATGTAGTTTTAGTCTCATGGCATTTTTAATGAATATAGATAATCTTGTAAATCGATACCTAATAGGTTGAAAAAAGTAGGTCCGAaaggcttttgtttttttttttaaaaaacattatacAAAGATATCTCTCCCCCACTAATTGGGAAATGGAAAATATGCCAATGTTGGTAGGATCCCGGTTTCCGAGTCATTTCGATGTACGCGTATTTGAATAAGCTTTTTGTTCCAGTCAAGCATGGAATGGGCTCCATGCCACaggctttttagtttttacacaCCTTGTGCCCCATGGGGTGCTGAAGTAAACAACAATtccaaagagaaagagaaaccaTTGTAACTCCCTCCAATCAGACTGTGTTGAGAGTCAAAGTCCAAGACTAAAAGATTGAGACAAACATAAATGAGAACCCCACCACTTTGAGTAGTTTGAAAAAGTCTTTAAGGACAACAGTCTATTCCATccttattttcacaataatctAACGTGGCTCaccataaaaaagagaaaaagtgatgGTTTCATACGAAAGCGATCACAATCTGCAggttataaaacaaaattagtaAATAACTTAGCAGTTTACACTATGTTAGTCCCGGTCTTCTCCTGCAGTCCAGTCAACTGCCAACCCCAAAGGCACGCCAAcgtcttcttcatcttcttcatgtTCCATTTCCCACAAATTTCCTTGCCCCCAACCGAACACAAAGTCCAAGAATCAAGAACCCCTCTCACACTCTCAAGTACAGTAGTATATTTTCACTTTCCTTTCACCTGAAACTAATTACTAAGTACTATATATTACTCCAATACATGCATACACATCTAGTagaccaaaaacccaaaaaaaagttcaGAACCAACAATTCCCAGCTCATAGCTAAAATGAACAGATATGAGAAAAGCACCCTTttgttccttttcttcttattattctGTCCTATGGTTTTCTGTCAACTATCCTTAAAGCAAACCACCATCATGTCCGATGTTTCTAAGCTCATCAACAACGCTCACTTATGGGATACTACCAAAGCCCCATGTTCGTGGAAAGGAGTTACGTGTAGCCCAGGGAATTCCAATATAACCCAAATATCACTATCTGGGTTTTCTCTCAATTCTTCAGAAGTTCTGTCTCATCTTTGCCAGATAGATTCTTTGGAGAGTCTTGACCTCTCCAAGAACCAACTGACCTCAATCCCAGAAGGATACATCACAGCTTGTGGTAAGATTGCTGGGCTCAAACTCTTGAATTTTAGTAGAAATGGTTTGGCTAGTCCTCTGCCTACTTTTCAGGGTTTTGTTGGGTTGGAGTCCTTGGACTTGTCTTTCAATAAGTTCGCTGAAAACATTGGCTCACAGTTAGATGGATTGGGTGccctcaaaattttaaatcttaGTTTCAACCATTTCACTGGCCCTATTCCTAAGAACCTTTCCTTGGTTTTGGAACAGCTTCAGCTCTCTGTGAATGAATTCAATGGTACGATCCCAGATCGAATCATGAATTGTTCGAAGTTGACTTTGATTGACCTAAGTCAGAATAGGCTTTCTGGTACTTTTCCTGATAGTATTGAAAATCTCTCTAAATTGGAAATTTTGATTCTGTCTTCCAATAACTTTATTGGAAAAATTCCAAAGGGCCTTTCATCTATCACAACCCTTTCACGTTTTGCAGCCAATCAAAACCAGTTTGAAGGTACAATTCCTAGTAGTATTACAACAAACCTCAGGATCTTAGACCTTAGTTTTAATAAATTAAGTGGGTCGATACCTTCAGACTTGTTGTCACCAGCAAAATTGCAGACTATAGATTTGTCTTATAATTCGTTAACCGGACCTATACCTTCAGGCATATCTCAAAACATGAACAGGTTGAGATTGGGAAGCAATCAACTTAATGGGAGCATCCCATCTGCAACATTTAAAACACTTCGGAATTTGATGTACTTGGAGCTGGAAAACAATAGCTTGACTGGGTCAGTACCTCcggatttgggtttttgctCGAATTTGGCACTGTTGAGTTTGGCAGGGAATAAACTGAATGGAACATTGCCAGTACAGTTGGGTAATCTTATCTCACTTCAAGTCATGAAGCTTCAATCCAACCAGCTGATTGGAGAAATCCCAACTGAAATTACAAACCTACAGAAATTATCAACATTGAATGTCAGCTGGAATTTGCTGGATGGTTCAATACCTTCTACAATTTCAAAATTGGGAAGCCTTACCAATTTGAACTTACAAGGCAACCGATTCACTGGTTCAATACCCAACGATATTAGCAGCATGAATTCTCTGATAGAACTCCAGCTTGGAGGAAACCAACTCAGTGGTAACATTCCAAAGATGCCAGCAAAGTTGCAGATAGCTTTAAATCTCAGCAGCAACCACCTTGAAGGAAGTATTCCAACGACTCTTTCACAACTTACTGGATTAGAAGTTTTGGATCTCTCAGACAATAACTTATCAGGAGAGATACCAACATCTCTAACCACAATGACATCCTTGACACAGTTGATACTTGCTAACAATATGCTCACGGGAATTTGTCCAAAATTTAGTTCATATGTAACGCTCAATGTAAATGGAAATCAGGATCTTATTATTGTGAAGAATGACACAACATCAAACACACAACCAGCCAAAAAGGGAAAATCAGTTGCTACAGCATTATTAATTGGGTTTGCAGTGGCTCTTTTTGCTGTTTTGGTAGGAACATGGCTTGCCATATCAATTTCAAGGCGCTATTACAGGGTTAATGATGAACAATTACAATCACCACAAGATCTTCCACTCCCTCAGGTCCTCCAAGGCAATATATTAACTGCAAATGGAATCCACAGATCGAATATTGACTTCACCAAAGCAATGGAAGCAGTTGCTAACCCATCAAACATCACACTGAAGACTAGGTTTTCGACCTACTACAAAGCTGTCATGCCATCCGGATCAAACTACTTTGTCAAGAGGATTAACTGGAGTGACAAGATATTCCAGTTGGGCAGCCACGATAAATTTGGGCATGAGCTGGAGGTCTTGGGGAAACTGAGCAATTCAAATGTCATGACTCCTCTAGCCTATGTTTTGACAGTCGACAATGCTTATCTGTTCTATGAATATGCACCCAAGGGCACCCTTTTTGATGTTCTTCATGGTAGCTTGGGAAAGGCTTTAGACTGGGCCAGCAGATACAGCATTGCAGTTGGAGCTGCTCAGGGTCTTGCTTTTCTGCATGCATACAACTCCTGTCCAATACTACTTCTTGACCTATCAAGTAGAAACATCATGTTGAAGACCCTCAAGGAACCTCAGGTGGGAGACATCGAGCTCTGTAAGGTGATTGATCCCTCAAAGAGCACTGGAAGCCTTTCTATGGTTGCTGGCTCTGTCGGCTATATTCCCCCAGGTCAGGAACTCTTTGACATCTTCTTAGAAGTGTATAtttctaaatcataaaatagcAATACATACACCTGATTTTGCacatttcaatctttttttagGTCCTCAATTATATCATATATTAACACGTGCAAAATTTATGTACTGTTTCCttacaattaaattcaaacgcAAAGATATGTAATGTTTCGttacaattaaattcaaacacatagaTGCATTGAATTTAATGTTCTTTGGGAAGATAACCTTGTCTGTATCGTATGTTCAATACaattatgtgtttgaatttgatTAGAGAACCTAAGACACAACATCTAAGGAAATGTATCTAAGTCTTATCctatattaatttgttttgtcAATGGCAGCATATTCTTCTCCTCCAACATGCATGCCTTTCCCCATTTAAATTCGTTTCTGAATTTGGATAGTGAAGTCAACTTTTTAGTGTCTAATCCTCACAAGTTATTTGTTTGGTGGCTGGCAGAGTATGCTTACACAATGAGGGTAACAATGGCTGGGAATGTTTATAGCTTTGGGGTCGTTCTTCTGGAATTGCTGACAGGAAAGCCGGCTGTTAGTGAGGGAACCGAGTTGGCCAAATGGGTTTTAAATAACTCAGTCAAGCAAGATAAATGGGATCACATCCTTGACTCTAACGTCAGTAGAACATCACTTGCCATTAAAAGTCAGATGCTTGCAGTCCTGAAGGTTGCTCTTGGTTGTGTGAATGTATCACCAGATGCAAGGCCCAAGATGAAGAGTGTGCTACGAATGCTCCTCAATGCAAGATAAAGCATAGCCTCATGAGATAAATCATCTCTGAAAATGAAGTTCTATACACAGTTTCCACTATAatattgtaaaaagaaaaagcttcTCTTTCCATACAACATATGGAAACATTTTGAAGTCAACCTGCATGTAGAAGTAggaaatttatagtttttttttttttaaactcattttGCCTGGGCACTATGCTCCCTTATCATGTATAATAGATATATAGCAAGTATGGCTTTGAGATTGATCAATAGTTTTACTTCTGTTCATCTTTCAACCCTGCAGCAAAGAGACCAGAAGCACCAAATATACACTTTGATGGACTGTAGACCTGCAAGACTTTACACTAGAATGAACTTTATCTGTCGAAAATGCACAGCTACTCTATTGATCAGGTTTGACATTGGGCAATTTCACAACAGAGTTTACCTTTTCTTTAGTACATAATAATCCATCATATGTCACACTGAAATCTAGATATTTACATTAACAACACAGTTCTAGCCTGGAACAGTTGTTGAAATATAACACTACAAAACGAAGCAAAACTGAATGAACAGATCACCATCCTCtctgctataaaaaaaaaaggtcctcTCTCTTATGGATGATTTCTGCTCAATCTATTTATTCAACTTGAAGTACAGCTTAAATCTCTAAAGAGATACAGGCTTCAGCAGACTAATGAAGAATATCTGATCACAACATAACAATGAAGAGCGCAATttactttttttgataagcgAAGAGTTCAATTTACTAAATAGGACAACAATAAACAACCAGCATTTATGACAACATGAAAGACAAAACTGAAATGTTTGAAAAACCAGATAAATTAATTGAAGAACCTAGAACTCAAATAAACCTTGCTCTTCAAAATTCTGCCCCAGTTTTTGAACAGAGTGATTGGCTTCTAAATTTCTCTCCATGAGCCTACACAACCACAAGCCTTTGGTGTATACTAGGAGGATAATAATTAGATGCTTGGAAGGCCAGTTGACAATAAATGTGAAACTAGAAGGTAAGATCCTTGGGGTCCTCTATAATGTTTGCCAAAGTTTGCAAGAATGAAGCCAGATCAGCACCGTAGATTACACGATGATCTGCTGTAACATTTACCTGTACATATTGCATGTTCCCAGTGTAAGAATTCACAAATTAACTCTAACttgtcattaaaatatttagttttccatTCGTTACCTGCATTTGGTTCTTCATGCCAATCCTACCATCCTTGGTAGCAACAACTGTTGGCTGAGATGCTCCAACAGCCATTATTGCTCCCTGCATCAATTAAATCCAGCCATAATATCAACTAACAAATTTAGAAAGACAATCTCAGAGGGGAAAATGTTTATATATGAgtttaagaaattaataaatatagaCTTACAGTTCCAGGAGGTAGAATGGCATCAAACCGATCAACACCAAACATCCCAAGGTTAGAAAGAGTAAAAGTACCTACAGAATCAGAAAATGAGCACAATGGCAAAGCATCAAAAAATAGCAAGTATCGGCTTAGTTTGTTTAAATGAACGCGAGCAATCAATGATACTTAGCCAAACTAAATTACGGGATAACATAACCTCAAgtatcaaaaactcaaaaaaacatatatttaagaaaatacATCTCAAGTAAGCAATTCAAGATAAATGGTGTCACCAATCAGTGTCACAAGTTTCAGAATATCAtatattaaagtttgattgaaaCATCAAAGTAATAATTACAAGCTGCAATCTTACAAAATTGCCTCATTGTCAAGCATCCATTATAGTGGCAAAAACTGGTACCATAACTCAGGTTGTGGGGTGTCAAAAATCCATATGAACGTGTAACAAACTAAGATTCCTACAATCCATCTAGTTgaggattttgaaaattaattggTGAAGAAGATGGTGAATTAGGGAGCCTGAATCATGCAGAAGCAGAGGAGTTGGTGGTCTAGAAATCCATCAAAATTGGGCCTTGTCTAAGTGCAATGTGGAAGACTGACTGAGATGAAAAAACAACTAAAAGGACAGTAAAACTTCCCACTTACATGCAATACCATCTACCCCCCTGGGCAGCAAACCGacccaaaaaaccaaaacaaaacaaaagaaggaagGGGGAATATTTCTCCATAATGTTGCTCCACCATGCAGTCTGCTGCTACTGATTCTATAAACCGAAAGAAACATTAGAAACAGGCAGAAATCAGGCTGGGGAGACCCAAGGCTTGCTGCCTCTCAGTCTTGAAGATATGCTTGGCCATTTACTGACTTTAGACTCAGCCCAGGCTAAGTTTGAAGGCCTGAAATTGAGTTAGAGTTGAGGTGGCTACAAAGACATGCTAACCCATCCCTGAAAACCTAATCTCAGTTCTGGTACTTGAGGCAGCATTACAAGTCATTTGCAAATTCCATTGCATATAGCACCAATAGTAATTAGTTAGCTGGTAGTCATGGGAACTAACTATAGTAATTTGTTTGAGCACTACTTGAACAATGTGAAGAACCATAACACAACAGATAGTGAATGAACCACCAACTTATCATTCCAACCAGCAGAATACACAGGATCACCCAGGAAGTCTGAGACTTCCAGAGTCCAGCCAGAACTCGATACTCATTGGCTATTTCTTTATGTTGAGTGTTTTTTGGGCCAAATTCATGTGGACCTATGCCTAAACCCAGACCATACACAATGAAACAGGAACCATAGATACTTCAGTAGTGCTGAAGTATCCGaatccaacatgcatggaacaCCGATATAGTAGAACAAAGCAGGACAAATATCCTATATGATATGGCTGAGACACGGTCAAAATAAAGTTTTCTTCATAAAAGGAGGAGTTTAAAatgcaattttaaaatttgttgggatcaaattttagaaaaagggATCTAACTTCTTTATTTTGAACATTGGAAGGACATAGTAGCAAACTGATTAATGTTATATGGTTCTTTTGGGGACATTTATATTTAACATATTTTGAGGATATCTAAGAAAGCTTAAATGCAGACGATAGTAACTTTATATcctaaatatgttttttttctaTCTATTGTTACTTGGATATTAATAATTGTTATTTAACttctaaatcaaaattttaaaatagtataatacacctttattgattaataaatttaaatgtttcCCAATGGCGCATGAAAAATTGGGGGAATTTATCTACGTGTACTTTTGGTAGGTTAAGATTTAGAAGGATTTGTGCATCTAGGGTTTAGAGTTGTACACGTAAGGATTAAGGCACAAAAATTGGCTAGAGTTTGATGTGCCTTTTATGGCTATTTGATAGGGAAAGCACGTGCTAggtttttatggttttgataGGTAGAGGATAGgcttaaatttggattttaaggaagaaggaagaaagagaaatttatAATGCTGGATGGGTTGTATGAACAGTGCCCATAAATacaataagaaaaagaagaaagatagaagaaaaaaaaataggaaaaagaaCAATTAAGGCCAACATGCCTCAACACTCATACGCTACATATCTTTATTAATCAACTTcatctgtgtgtgtgtatatttttttgataagtaataaagatgcATATTCAAAAAGCTACCTCATGCAAAAAGGCATAAGGCAAATCAAAGATTacagaaagagaaaaaaaataaaaataaaaaacaaagaaaatactgATTACAAGGGAGAGAACTAAGGAAcatagggagagaatcactagaggtgagtccccaagccctagaccaatcaaaatgggagccactaaaagaagcaagcagcTGGTTGTCGAAACTTTCCATGTCCTCAAACATCTGCCAATTTTGATCCCTCCAAATACACTACATTAAGTACAACagaactaaattccaaatgctaggCGAGTGCTTTCcaaaccaattccaccaaccaaaaagagTATCTGCAACTGATCTTGGCAAGACCCATGAAatcccaaaagatctaaaaaccAAACTCCACAACCGATAAGCCTTTCCATAATGGAGTAGTAGATGATCCACCGTCTTCTCATTACACTaacacataatgcaccagtcaACAAAATCAAACCCTCTACCCTACAAATTGT
This genomic stretch from Castanea sativa cultivar Marrone di Chiusa Pesio chromosome 1, ASM4071231v1 harbors:
- the LOC142608430 gene encoding uncharacterized protein LOC142608430, with protein sequence MHTHLVDQKPKKKFRTNNSQLIAKMNRYEKSTLLFLFFLLFCPMVFCQLSLKQTTIMSDVSKLINNAHLWDTTKAPCSWKGVTCSPGNSNITQISLSGFSLNSSEVLSHLCQIDSLESLDLSKNQLTSIPEGYITACGKIAGLKLLNFSRNGLASPLPTFQGFVGLESLDLSFNKFAENIGSQLDGLGALKILNLSFNHFTGPIPKNLSLVLEQLQLSVNEFNGTIPDRIMNCSKLTLIDLSQNRLSGTFPDSIENLSKLEILILSSNNFIGKIPKGLSSITTLSRFAANQNQFEGTIPSSITTNLRILDLSFNKLSGSIPSDLLSPAKLQTIDLSYNSLTGPIPSGISQNMNRLRLGSNQLNGSIPSATFKTLRNLMYLELENNSLTGSVPPDLGFCSNLALLSLAGNKLNGTLPVQLGNLISLQVMKLQSNQLIGEIPTEITNLQKLSTLNVSWNLLDGSIPSTISKLGSLTNLNLQGNRFTGSIPNDISSMNSLIELQLGGNQLSGNIPKMPAKLQIALNLSSNHLEGSIPTTLSQLTGLEVLDLSDNNLSGEIPTSLTTMTSLTQLILANNMLTGICPKFSSYVTLNVNGNQDLIIVKNDTTSNTQPAKKGKSVATALLIGFAVALFAVLVGTWLAISISRRYYRVNDEQLQSPQDLPLPQVLQGNILTANGIHRSNIDFTKAMEAVANPSNITLKTRFSTYYKAVMPSGSNYFVKRINWSDKIFQLGSHDKFGHELEVLGKLSNSNVMTPLAYVLTVDNAYLFYEYAPKGTLFDVLHGSLGKALDWASRYSIAVGAAQGLAFLHAYNSCPILLLDLSSRNIMLKTLKEPQVGDIELCKVIDPSKSTGSLSMVAGSVGYIPPEYAYTMRVTMAGNVYSFGVVLLELLTGKPAVSEGTELAKWVLNNSVKQDKWDHILDSNVSRTSLAIKSQMLAVLKVALGCVNVSPDARPKMKSVLRMLLNAR